In one window of Rathayibacter caricis DSM 15933 DNA:
- the sucB gene encoding 2-oxoglutarate dehydrogenase, E2 component, dihydrolipoamide succinyltransferase, with the protein MSESVSLPALGESVTEGTVTRWLKNVGDRVEVDEPLLEVSTDKVDTEIPSPVAGVIEEILVQEDETVEVGAELVRIGDGSASAAPAEPEAPAAAEEAPEVEAAETEPTDVATPSVDSDSEEEAPAPAEPEPAPAAEKPAAPEAAAPAPSVPAPAPAAAAPAQAATPEPTDSNPGYVTPLVRKLASEHGIDLASLTGTGVGGRIRKQDVLDAVEAAKSAPAPVSAPAAAAAKAARTPLETSPLRGTTQSLSRLRKVLAQRAVESMQSTAQLTSVVEVDVTNVARFRDSVKKSFQEKTGAKLSFLPFFALAAAEALKAYPVINSTLDGDSIVYPDHENISIAVDTERGLLTPVLKNASDLNLAQIASTIGDLAERTRNNKLKPDELAGGTFTLTNTGSRGALFDTPVVFLPQTAILGTGIVTKKPAVLQVDGQDVIAIRSTVYLALSYDHRTVDGADAARFLVAIKERLEEGSFENDLGI; encoded by the coding sequence ATGAGCGAATCCGTCAGCCTCCCGGCACTCGGAGAGAGTGTCACGGAAGGAACGGTCACCCGCTGGCTGAAGAACGTCGGGGATCGCGTCGAGGTCGACGAGCCCCTGCTCGAGGTGTCGACCGACAAGGTCGACACCGAGATCCCGTCGCCCGTCGCCGGTGTCATCGAGGAGATCCTCGTCCAGGAGGACGAGACCGTCGAGGTCGGCGCCGAGCTGGTCCGGATCGGCGACGGTTCCGCGTCCGCGGCGCCCGCCGAGCCCGAGGCCCCCGCCGCCGCCGAGGAGGCTCCGGAGGTCGAGGCCGCCGAGACCGAGCCCACCGACGTGGCGACCCCGTCGGTCGACTCGGACAGCGAGGAGGAGGCTCCGGCCCCCGCCGAGCCCGAGCCGGCCCCCGCCGCCGAGAAGCCCGCCGCGCCCGAGGCCGCCGCACCGGCTCCCTCCGTTCCCGCACCGGCGCCCGCCGCCGCGGCGCCCGCCCAGGCCGCGACCCCCGAGCCCACCGACTCGAACCCCGGCTACGTGACCCCCCTCGTGCGCAAGCTCGCGAGCGAGCACGGCATCGACCTCGCGTCGCTCACCGGCACCGGTGTCGGCGGCCGCATCCGCAAGCAGGACGTGCTCGACGCCGTCGAAGCCGCGAAGTCGGCTCCCGCCCCGGTCTCGGCTCCCGCCGCCGCCGCGGCGAAGGCCGCTCGCACCCCGCTCGAAACCTCGCCGCTGCGCGGAACGACGCAGTCGCTGTCGCGCCTCCGCAAGGTCCTCGCCCAGCGCGCCGTCGAGTCGATGCAGTCGACCGCTCAGCTCACCTCGGTGGTCGAGGTCGACGTGACGAACGTCGCCCGCTTCCGCGACTCGGTGAAGAAGAGCTTCCAGGAGAAGACCGGCGCCAAGCTGTCCTTCCTCCCGTTCTTCGCGCTGGCGGCCGCCGAGGCGCTGAAGGCCTACCCGGTCATCAACTCCACCCTCGACGGCGACTCGATCGTCTACCCGGACCACGAGAACATCAGCATCGCGGTCGACACCGAGCGCGGCCTGCTGACCCCGGTCCTGAAGAACGCGTCGGACCTGAACCTCGCGCAGATCGCCTCCACCATCGGGGACCTGGCCGAGCGCACCCGCAACAACAAGCTCAAGCCCGACGAGCTGGCCGGCGGCACCTTCACGCTGACCAACACCGGATCGCGCGGCGCGCTCTTCGACACCCCGGTGGTCTTCCTCCCGCAGACCGCGATCCTCGGGACCGGCATCGTGACCAAGAAGCCCGCCGTGCTGCAGGTTGACGGTCAGGACGTCATCGCGATCCGCTCGACCGTGTACCTCGCGCTCTCGTACGACCACCGCACGGTGGACGGTGCCGACGCGGCGCGCTTCCTGGTCGCGATCAAGGAGCGCCTCGAGGAGGGCTCGTTCGAGAACGACCTCGGCATCTGA
- the lpdA gene encoding dihydrolipoyl dehydrogenase, translating into MSEESYDLVVLGGGSGGYAAALRATQLGMNVALVERDKLGGTCLHRGCVPTKALLHAAELADGAKDAQKYGVRASFDGIDVEQVTEYRRGVVAGKYKGLQSLISSRGITVVEGDGRLSGPSTVTVGEHVLHGRSIVVATGSASRTLPGITIGGRILTSDEALELDHVPARVVVLGGGVIGVEFASVWRSFGAEVTIVEALPHLVPNEDESASRQLERAFRKRGIAFQLGSRVSSVSQSDTGVSVSLENGTVVEGELLLVAVGRGPVTAGIGLEEAGVALDRGFVVTDERLRTSVPGVYAVGDIVPGLQLAHRSFQQGIFVAEEIAGLAPQVVSDLNVPKVTYSDPEVASIGLTEAGAVAEYGAERVAAYDYGLGGNARSTILGTSGSVKVVRVVDGPVVGVHMVGARVGELIGEAQLIVNWEAHPEDVAPFVHAHPTQNEALGEAHLALAGKPLHAL; encoded by the coding sequence GTGTCGGAAGAGAGCTACGACCTGGTCGTGCTCGGCGGGGGCAGCGGCGGGTACGCCGCGGCGCTGCGGGCCACTCAGCTGGGGATGAACGTCGCTCTCGTCGAGCGCGACAAGCTCGGCGGCACCTGCCTCCACCGGGGCTGCGTCCCCACCAAGGCCCTCCTGCACGCCGCGGAGCTGGCGGACGGCGCCAAGGACGCGCAGAAGTACGGCGTCCGCGCAAGTTTCGACGGCATCGACGTCGAGCAGGTGACGGAGTACCGCCGCGGCGTCGTCGCCGGCAAGTACAAGGGACTGCAGAGCCTCATCTCCTCGCGGGGCATCACCGTGGTCGAGGGCGACGGCCGACTCTCCGGTCCGAGCACCGTGACGGTGGGCGAGCACGTCCTCCACGGACGCTCGATCGTCGTCGCGACCGGCTCCGCGTCGCGGACGCTCCCGGGCATCACGATCGGCGGCCGGATCCTCACCAGCGACGAGGCGCTCGAGCTCGATCACGTGCCGGCTCGCGTCGTCGTGCTGGGCGGCGGAGTCATCGGCGTCGAGTTCGCGAGCGTGTGGCGCTCCTTCGGCGCCGAGGTCACCATCGTGGAGGCGCTCCCCCACCTCGTGCCGAACGAGGACGAGAGCGCGAGCCGACAGCTCGAGCGTGCGTTCCGCAAGCGCGGCATCGCGTTCCAGCTCGGCTCGCGGGTCTCCTCCGTCTCCCAGTCCGACACCGGAGTGAGCGTCTCGCTCGAGAACGGCACCGTCGTCGAGGGCGAGCTGCTGCTCGTCGCCGTCGGCCGGGGTCCGGTCACGGCCGGCATCGGGCTCGAAGAGGCCGGAGTCGCGCTCGATCGCGGCTTCGTCGTCACGGACGAGCGCCTGCGGACCTCGGTCCCGGGCGTCTACGCCGTCGGCGACATCGTCCCCGGACTGCAGCTCGCGCACCGCAGCTTCCAGCAGGGGATCTTCGTCGCCGAGGAGATCGCCGGTCTCGCCCCGCAGGTCGTGAGCGACCTCAACGTGCCGAAGGTGACCTACAGCGATCCCGAGGTGGCCTCCATCGGGCTGACCGAGGCGGGCGCCGTGGCGGAGTACGGTGCCGAGCGCGTCGCCGCCTACGACTACGGCCTCGGCGGCAACGCGCGCAGCACGATCCTGGGCACCAGCGGATCGGTGAAGGTCGTCCGAGTCGTGGACGGACCGGTCGTCGGCGTGCACATGGTCGGCGCCCGGGTCGGCGAGCTGATCGGCGAGGCCCAGCTCATCGTGAACTGGGAGGCGCACCCGGAGGACGTCGCACCCTTCGTGCACGCGCATCCGACCCAGAACGAGGCGCTCGGCGAGGCGCATCTCGCGCTGGCCGGGAAGCCCCTGCACGCCCTCTAG
- a CDS encoding leucyl aminopeptidase has protein sequence MPLSSLEYTTAPASDIDTDALVLGVAPGPDGPRIVGADGFEDVVRALPSLGATGSVESVLRVPSAGPAGVLVLVGLGSDDPSPTVLRTAAGLAVRTLAGTASVALALPTSTPEALAAVAEGAALGAYSFSAFRGTTAETVKTPVESVVVVTTDAESDPALLERALVLGRAVATVKDLVNTPPSHLYPQTLAEAVQDGAAGLPLEVTVWDEAALAEDGFGGILGVGSGSTRPPRLVKVAYSPEGATAHLALVGKGITFDSGGLSLKPPASMVGMKYDMTGAATVWAVARAVAELALPVRVTAWLCIAENLPSGSAIRPNDVLTIRGGTTVEVLNTDAEGRLVLADGIVAASEEQPDAIIDVATLTGAAMVALGNRYTGVMGDDELVARVIGTATAAGEPFWQMPFPPELRPLLNSDVADLANVKIGSTAGGMLIAGHFLREFVGTRGEGEDATTIPWAHLDIAGPANNSGSAYGFTGAGPTGVSVRALVALAEGFASA, from the coding sequence ATGCCCCTCTCCTCTCTCGAGTACACGACCGCGCCCGCCTCCGACATCGACACCGACGCCCTCGTCCTCGGCGTCGCTCCGGGGCCGGACGGCCCCCGGATCGTCGGCGCGGACGGCTTCGAGGACGTGGTCAGGGCCCTTCCGTCGCTGGGTGCGACCGGATCCGTCGAGTCGGTCCTCCGGGTCCCGTCGGCCGGTCCCGCGGGCGTCCTCGTGCTGGTCGGCCTCGGCTCGGACGACCCCTCCCCCACGGTCCTGCGCACCGCCGCCGGCCTCGCCGTGCGCACCCTCGCGGGGACCGCCTCCGTGGCCCTCGCCCTTCCCACGAGCACGCCGGAGGCACTCGCCGCCGTCGCCGAGGGAGCCGCGCTCGGCGCCTACTCCTTCTCGGCCTTCCGCGGCACCACGGCCGAGACGGTGAAGACACCGGTCGAGTCCGTGGTGGTCGTCACGACCGATGCCGAGTCGGACCCGGCGCTCCTCGAGCGCGCCCTCGTGCTGGGCCGCGCGGTCGCCACCGTCAAGGACCTCGTCAACACCCCTCCGTCGCACCTCTACCCGCAGACCCTCGCCGAGGCGGTGCAGGACGGAGCGGCCGGCCTGCCCCTCGAGGTCACCGTCTGGGACGAGGCGGCCCTGGCCGAGGACGGCTTCGGCGGGATCCTCGGGGTCGGCAGCGGATCGACCCGGCCCCCGCGCCTGGTCAAGGTCGCCTACTCGCCCGAGGGGGCGACCGCCCACCTCGCGCTCGTGGGCAAGGGCATCACGTTCGACAGCGGCGGACTCTCGCTCAAGCCGCCGGCGTCGATGGTCGGGATGAAGTACGACATGACCGGTGCGGCGACCGTCTGGGCGGTCGCCCGCGCCGTCGCCGAGCTGGCCCTGCCCGTGCGGGTGACGGCCTGGCTCTGCATCGCCGAGAACCTGCCCTCGGGCAGTGCGATCCGCCCCAACGACGTGCTGACCATCCGCGGCGGCACGACCGTCGAGGTCCTGAACACCGACGCGGAGGGACGCCTCGTGCTCGCCGACGGCATCGTCGCCGCGAGCGAGGAGCAGCCCGACGCGATCATCGACGTCGCCACCCTCACGGGTGCGGCGATGGTCGCCCTCGGCAACCGCTACACGGGAGTGATGGGCGACGACGAGCTGGTGGCCCGCGTGATCGGCACGGCCACCGCTGCGGGCGAGCCGTTCTGGCAGATGCCGTTCCCGCCGGAGCTGCGGCCACTGCTCAACTCCGACGTCGCCGACCTCGCCAACGTGAAGATCGGCAGCACCGCCGGGGGCATGCTCATCGCCGGGCACTTCCTCCGCGAGTTCGTCGGCACGCGCGGCGAGGGCGAAGACGCCACCACGATCCCGTGGGCCCACCTCGACATCGCCGGTCCGGCGAACAACTCGGGCAGCGCCTACGGCTTCACGGGCGCCGGGCCGACCGGGGTCTCCGTGCGGGCGCTCGTCGCGCTGGCCGAGGGCTTCGCGAGCGCGTAG
- a CDS encoding proteasome assembly chaperone family protein — MLDPEDLFEIEGDLADVPRGLHLVAGLTGFTDAGGAVGQLNEYLLDTLQHRAIVAFDQDQLLDYRARRPIITFDQDHLTDYRPATLRLSLAHDELHQPFLLLTGFEPDFQWERFTRAVVGLIDRLEVAGTTWVHAIPMPVPHTRPVGVTVSGNREDLVEAMSVWRPHTQIPSNVLHLLEYRLYELGMPAVGFALLIPHYLSDTEYPQAAVAALESISASTGLIFPTDRLRESGREFLAKVDEQVGGNDELQKLVAALESRHDTYMEGTSLRSPLTDEDGAVPSADALAAELEKFLAIRRPGDEASGA; from the coding sequence ATGCTGGATCCGGAAGACCTGTTCGAGATCGAGGGCGACCTCGCCGACGTGCCGCGCGGGCTCCACCTCGTCGCCGGACTGACCGGCTTCACCGACGCCGGGGGCGCCGTCGGCCAGCTGAACGAGTACCTCCTCGACACGCTCCAGCACCGGGCGATCGTGGCGTTCGACCAGGATCAGCTCCTCGACTACCGCGCGCGGCGCCCCATCATCACGTTCGACCAGGACCACCTGACCGACTACCGCCCGGCGACGCTGCGCCTCTCGCTCGCACATGACGAGCTGCACCAGCCGTTCCTCCTCCTCACCGGTTTCGAGCCCGACTTCCAGTGGGAGCGGTTCACCCGCGCGGTGGTCGGCCTCATCGACCGCCTCGAGGTCGCTGGGACCACCTGGGTGCACGCGATCCCGATGCCCGTGCCGCACACGCGGCCGGTGGGCGTCACCGTCAGCGGCAACCGCGAGGACCTCGTCGAGGCGATGTCGGTCTGGCGCCCGCACACGCAGATCCCCTCGAATGTCCTGCACCTGCTCGAGTACCGCCTCTACGAGCTCGGCATGCCCGCCGTCGGCTTCGCGCTGCTCATCCCGCACTACCTCTCGGACACCGAGTACCCGCAGGCCGCCGTTGCCGCGCTCGAGAGCATCTCGGCGTCGACCGGCCTCATCTTCCCGACCGACCGGCTGCGCGAGAGCGGGCGGGAGTTCCTCGCGAAGGTCGACGAGCAGGTGGGCGGCAACGACGAGCTGCAGAAGCTGGTCGCGGCGCTGGAGTCCCGTCACGACACCTACATGGAGGGCACGAGCCTCCGCTCGCCCCTGACGGACGAGGACGGAGCGGTTCCGAGTGCGGACGCGCTGGCCGCGGAGCTCGAGAAGTTCCTGGCCATCCGCCGCCCGGGCGACGAGGCCTCGGGCGCCTAG
- a CDS encoding MFS transporter, translating into MRSRRAWFVFGAGAFAYLVAVLDRTTLGVAGVDAAERFDITAAVLSSLAVVQLIVYAGMQIPVGILIDRYGPRTLILSGTALMMVGQVVLALAPSIGVAIVGRILVGAGDAAIFTSVIRLTVAWFSGPIVPQLSQWIGNIGQVGQILSALPFAAVLHSAGWTPAFLSAAGLGAVAFLGVLLLVSDLPPRTEPIVLTPPTLRATIAQLGVSLRRPGTQLGFWSHFVTQSSGTVFTLLWGYPFLVYAIGLPPAVAAPTLTIVVIAGIVVGPILGVLTARHPMRRSNLVLGIVSTMALAWTVVLLWPGVPPYWLVVFLLVVIGAGGPGSMIGFDFARTFNPSRSLGAANGVVNVGGFLASFTMMFAIGLILDALAGPGADSASLYSLESFRLAWCVQYVVVGLGVLGLISARRRTRRRLAEDEGITVAPLWVALSDRLRRGRSGR; encoded by the coding sequence GTGCGATCTCGTCGAGCGTGGTTCGTCTTCGGAGCCGGTGCCTTCGCCTACCTGGTGGCGGTCCTCGACCGCACCACGCTGGGCGTCGCAGGGGTCGACGCGGCTGAGCGCTTCGACATCACCGCCGCGGTGCTGTCCTCGCTCGCCGTGGTCCAGCTGATCGTCTACGCGGGGATGCAGATCCCCGTCGGTATCCTGATCGACCGGTACGGGCCTCGGACGCTCATCCTCTCGGGCACGGCGCTCATGATGGTCGGCCAGGTGGTGCTGGCACTCGCCCCGTCGATCGGAGTCGCGATCGTCGGCCGGATCCTGGTCGGCGCAGGCGACGCCGCGATCTTCACGTCCGTCATCCGCCTCACCGTCGCCTGGTTCAGCGGTCCGATCGTGCCCCAGTTGTCGCAGTGGATCGGGAACATCGGCCAGGTGGGCCAGATCCTCTCCGCCCTCCCGTTCGCGGCGGTCCTGCACTCGGCGGGATGGACGCCCGCCTTCCTCTCGGCGGCGGGCCTGGGTGCGGTCGCCTTCCTCGGCGTGCTCCTCCTCGTCAGCGATCTTCCGCCCCGGACCGAGCCGATCGTCCTGACACCGCCGACGCTGCGGGCGACGATCGCGCAGCTCGGGGTGAGCCTGCGGAGGCCGGGGACCCAGCTCGGCTTCTGGTCGCACTTCGTGACGCAGTCCTCCGGGACGGTCTTCACCCTCCTCTGGGGATACCCCTTCCTCGTGTACGCCATCGGCCTGCCGCCCGCGGTCGCGGCCCCGACGCTGACCATCGTGGTGATCGCCGGCATCGTGGTGGGGCCGATCCTGGGCGTGCTCACGGCGCGGCATCCGATGCGCCGGAGCAACCTGGTGCTGGGGATCGTCTCGACCATGGCGCTCGCCTGGACCGTCGTGCTGCTCTGGCCGGGAGTGCCGCCGTACTGGCTCGTCGTGTTTCTCCTGGTCGTGATCGGCGCGGGCGGGCCCGGATCGATGATCGGCTTCGACTTCGCCCGCACCTTCAACCCGTCGCGGAGTCTCGGTGCCGCGAACGGAGTCGTGAACGTCGGCGGGTTCCTCGCGAGCTTCACGATGATGTTCGCCATCGGGCTCATCCTGGACGCGCTCGCCGGGCCCGGAGCGGACTCCGCCTCGCTGTACTCCCTGGAGAGCTTCCGTCTCGCGTGGTGCGTGCAGTACGTCGTGGTCGGGCTCGGCGTGCTCGGTCTGATCAGCGCCCGTCGGCGCACCCGCCGTCGCCTGGCGGAGGACGAGGGAATAACGGTGGCCCCTCTCTGGGTTGCACTGAGTGACCGTCTGCGCCGAGGACGATCCGGCCGCTGA
- a CDS encoding RNA polymerase sigma factor yields MATRATKTATLDAVDDDVTTTKKPAARKPAASKAPRKTAATKAAAPAEDEEPTEAVEPEEADDDDTEVVVVEDTETEAKDDAETPDAPVAPVAAPEAPLPSGALVLSFGGDDDEVPVYSTAITGATADPVKDYLKQIGKVALLNAAEEVELAMRIEAGLFAEDKLANSTDLSPELVRELRWVAKDGQRAKSHLLGANLRLVVSLAKRYTGRGMQFLDLIQEGNLGLIRAVEKFDYTKGFKFSTYATWWIRQAITRAMADQARTIRIPVHMVEVINKLARVQRQMLQDLGREPTPEELSRELDMTPEKVIEVQKYGREPISLHTPLGEDGDSEFGDLIEDTEAVVPADAVGFTMLQKQLESLLDSLSEREAGVIRMRFGLGDGMPKTLDQIGDTFGVTRERIRQIESKTMAKLRHPSRSQSLRDYLE; encoded by the coding sequence ATGGCCACCAGAGCTACCAAGACCGCAACGCTCGACGCCGTCGACGACGACGTGACGACGACCAAGAAGCCCGCGGCGCGCAAGCCTGCCGCGTCGAAGGCCCCGCGCAAGACTGCGGCGACGAAGGCCGCCGCCCCCGCTGAGGACGAGGAGCCGACCGAGGCCGTCGAGCCCGAGGAGGCCGACGACGACGACACCGAGGTGGTCGTCGTCGAGGACACCGAGACCGAGGCCAAGGACGACGCCGAGACCCCCGACGCTCCCGTCGCGCCGGTCGCCGCACCGGAGGCACCGCTGCCCAGCGGTGCGCTGGTGCTCTCGTTCGGCGGCGACGACGACGAGGTCCCCGTCTACTCGACGGCGATCACCGGAGCGACCGCCGACCCGGTCAAGGACTACCTGAAGCAGATTGGCAAGGTCGCGCTCCTGAACGCGGCCGAGGAGGTCGAGCTCGCGATGCGCATCGAGGCGGGTCTCTTCGCCGAGGACAAGCTGGCGAACTCGACCGACCTCAGCCCCGAGCTCGTCCGCGAGCTGCGCTGGGTCGCGAAGGACGGACAGCGCGCGAAGAGCCACCTGCTCGGAGCGAACCTCCGCCTGGTGGTCAGCCTCGCCAAGCGCTACACCGGCCGCGGCATGCAGTTCCTGGACCTGATCCAGGAGGGCAACCTCGGTCTGATCCGCGCCGTCGAGAAGTTCGACTACACCAAGGGCTTCAAGTTCTCGACCTACGCGACGTGGTGGATCCGCCAGGCGATCACCCGCGCGATGGCCGACCAGGCCCGCACCATCCGCATCCCGGTGCACATGGTCGAGGTCATCAACAAGCTGGCCCGCGTGCAGCGTCAGATGCTCCAGGACCTGGGTCGCGAGCCCACGCCCGAGGAGCTGTCGCGCGAGCTCGACATGACCCCCGAGAAGGTCATCGAGGTGCAGAAGTACGGCCGCGAGCCGATCTCGCTGCACACGCCCCTGGGCGAGGACGGCGACAGCGAGTTCGGCGACCTCATCGAGGACACCGAGGCCGTCGTCCCCGCCGACGCCGTGGGCTTCACGATGCTGCAGAAGCAGCTCGAGTCGCTCCTGGACTCCCTCTCCGAGCGCGAGGCGGGCGTGATCCGCATGCGCTTCGGCCTCGGCGACGGGATGCCCAAGACCCTCGACCAGATCGGCGACACCTTCGGCGTGACGCGCGAGCGCATCCGCCAGATCGAGTCCAAGACGATGGCGAAGCTGCGCCACCCGTCCCGGTCGCAGTCGCTCCGCGACTACCTCGAGTAG
- a CDS encoding Mur ligase family protein has product MIRYAPAVLLGRAARFAARARKPGGGSAVPGLVVNRVAPGFLPAVLDGFPEGLVVVSGSAGKSTTTKMLVAVLRAHGLRVFTNPSTANIAQGLTSALLERTDLRGRIDADIAVLEMDEGHGARLAPRMRPRVVALTNVVVDQIDRFFDPAMVARMLATISERATGHVILNADDRHVAALAAALPDERVRWYGVSADVRGEAPGGLGYAAEAESGTDRATTVVSTTSGAAASIDSHGERLDVRLPARGVHYAVDAAAAVSAARAVLGERFVATTASTALSSIDPVFGRGEVVVVRGQEVEFVLVQNPASYRLNIAEIPSGTEQIMLAIGSDVRDPSYFWPVDTSGLGRVSAVSGSKAHEAALHLQYDGVEIDSVDDDLGRALDRFLALPAPSVGRKTIVFSADSMRRTRAHLQLTSNREETS; this is encoded by the coding sequence GTGATCCGCTACGCGCCGGCGGTCCTCCTCGGGAGGGCCGCCCGGTTCGCGGCGCGCGCCCGGAAGCCCGGCGGGGGATCCGCCGTGCCCGGACTCGTCGTGAACCGCGTCGCGCCCGGATTCCTGCCCGCGGTCCTCGACGGGTTCCCGGAGGGACTCGTCGTGGTCAGCGGTTCCGCCGGCAAGTCCACGACGACGAAGATGCTGGTCGCCGTCCTGCGCGCCCACGGGCTGCGCGTCTTCACGAACCCCTCGACTGCCAACATCGCGCAGGGGCTCACCTCCGCTCTGCTCGAGCGGACGGACCTGCGGGGCCGGATCGACGCGGACATCGCCGTCCTCGAGATGGACGAGGGTCACGGCGCCCGCCTCGCTCCGCGCATGCGCCCCCGTGTGGTCGCCCTCACCAACGTGGTCGTCGATCAGATCGACCGCTTCTTCGACCCCGCGATGGTCGCCCGGATGCTCGCCACCATCTCCGAGCGCGCCACCGGTCACGTGATCCTCAACGCCGACGACCGGCATGTCGCCGCCCTCGCCGCGGCCCTGCCGGACGAGCGCGTGCGCTGGTACGGGGTCTCCGCGGACGTCCGCGGCGAGGCGCCCGGCGGGCTGGGATACGCGGCCGAGGCCGAGTCCGGCACGGATCGCGCCACGACCGTCGTCTCGACGACGAGCGGAGCGGCCGCCTCGATCGACAGCCACGGCGAGCGACTCGACGTCCGACTCCCGGCGCGCGGAGTGCACTACGCCGTGGACGCCGCGGCCGCCGTCTCCGCCGCCCGCGCGGTGCTCGGGGAGCGCTTCGTCGCAACCACCGCGTCCACCGCACTGTCGTCGATCGACCCCGTGTTCGGACGGGGGGAGGTCGTCGTCGTGCGCGGACAGGAGGTCGAGTTCGTCCTGGTGCAGAACCCGGCGAGCTACCGACTGAACATCGCGGAGATCCCGTCGGGGACCGAGCAGATCATGCTCGCGATCGGCTCCGACGTGCGCGATCCGTCCTACTTCTGGCCGGTGGACACCTCCGGACTCGGCCGCGTCAGCGCCGTCTCGGGGTCCAAGGCCCACGAGGCGGCGCTGCACCTGCAGTACGACGGCGTCGAGATCGACTCCGTCGACGACGATCTCGGACGCGCGCTCGACCGCTTCCTCGCGCTGCCCGCGCCCTCCGTGGGCCGGAAGACGATCGTGTTCTCAGCCGATTCGATGCGCCGCACGCGGGCCCACCTCCAGCTCACCTCCAACCGCGAGGAGACCTCGTGA
- a CDS encoding type 1 glutamine amidotransferase → MTVLRIGVLAPDVLDSNGDAANARVLVARARWAGLEAELVGLHHRDDFRERPDVLVAGTGADQDLPGVLDVLRDVDATVRGWADSGTEFVAIGAGWELLAESFSTLEGVVSGIGVFPGRSVPAAERVTDDLVLDSASGVLVGFENHVRRFEGIDPGSVLGRVLHGVGDGNGVEGYLAGSLLGSHLHGPLLAKNPVLADTILQRVAERHGLDYEADDPRLRQADDTARAAREVIAKRLGVGR, encoded by the coding sequence GTGACCGTCCTGCGGATCGGCGTGCTCGCCCCCGACGTCCTCGACAGCAACGGGGACGCCGCGAACGCGCGCGTGCTCGTCGCCCGTGCACGCTGGGCGGGGCTGGAGGCCGAGCTGGTCGGCCTGCACCACCGCGACGACTTCCGCGAGCGGCCGGACGTCCTGGTGGCCGGCACCGGCGCGGATCAGGATCTCCCGGGAGTGCTCGACGTTCTCCGCGACGTCGACGCCACCGTCCGCGGCTGGGCCGACTCCGGAACCGAGTTCGTCGCGATCGGCGCGGGCTGGGAGCTCCTCGCCGAGTCCTTCAGCACGCTGGAAGGTGTCGTGAGCGGGATCGGGGTCTTCCCGGGCCGGAGCGTTCCCGCTGCGGAGCGGGTGACCGACGACCTCGTGCTCGACAGCGCCTCCGGGGTGCTCGTCGGGTTCGAGAACCACGTCCGGCGCTTCGAGGGCATCGATCCGGGCTCGGTGCTCGGGCGGGTGCTGCACGGAGTGGGCGACGGGAACGGGGTCGAGGGGTACCTCGCCGGATCGCTGCTCGGCAGCCATCTGCACGGGCCCCTGCTCGCGAAGAACCCGGTCCTGGCGGACACGATCCTCCAGCGGGTCGCGGAGCGGCACGGCCTCGATTACGAGGCTGACGACCCGCGGCTGCGTCAGGCAGACGACACAGCACGAGCCGCCCGCGAGGTCATCGCGAAGCGGCTCGGTGTCGGACGGTAG
- a CDS encoding DUF7455 domain-containing protein: protein MSTTATPNGVDELAGAHQLSAADRCDSCGAQAYIRVVVNNGELLFCAHHGKKYQEKLSSIAQSWHDESARLFEEQRP, encoded by the coding sequence ATGTCGACCACCGCAACCCCTAATGGCGTGGACGAGCTCGCGGGTGCCCACCAGCTCTCCGCCGCCGACCGCTGCGACAGCTGCGGCGCCCAGGCGTACATCCGCGTCGTCGTGAACAACGGAGAACTGCTGTTCTGCGCGCACCACGGCAAGAAGTACCAGGAGAAGCTCTCCAGCATCGCTCAGAGCTGGCACGACGAGTCCGCGCGGCTCTTCGAGGAGCAGCGCCCCTGA